The Bacteroidales bacterium genome includes a region encoding these proteins:
- a CDS encoding SIS domain-containing protein, whose product MKSEEIKELLQSEAQAILNIPVTDNFEKAINLIVEQVNKKGGKLVTSGMGKAGQIAMNIATTFCSTGTPAIFLHPSEAQHGDLGVIQENDIMLVISNSGKTREILELLILASRLRPELKYIVITGNNDGELAKRADVCLYTGNPAEVCPLGLTPTTSTTMMTVIGDILVVGTMKAIGFTKEKYALRHHGGYLGVLSRGEEEQN is encoded by the coding sequence ATGAAATCAGAAGAGATAAAAGAGTTGCTTCAGAGCGAGGCTCAAGCAATATTGAATATACCTGTTACAGACAATTTTGAGAAAGCAATTAATTTAATTGTTGAACAAGTGAACAAAAAGGGTGGTAAACTTGTTACAAGTGGTATGGGTAAGGCAGGACAAATTGCAATGAACATTGCCACTACGTTCTGTTCAACAGGAACACCTGCAATATTTCTTCATCCAAGTGAGGCTCAACATGGAGATCTTGGTGTTATTCAAGAGAACGACATAATGTTGGTTATCTCAAACTCAGGTAAAACACGTGAGATATTGGAACTGTTGATATTGGCTTCGCGTCTTCGTCCCGAGCTTAAATATATTGTTATTACCGGTAACAACGATGGCGAGTTGGCAAAACGTGCCGATGTGTGTCTATATACAGGAAATCCTGCTGAGGTTTGCCCATTGGGATTGACACCTACCACCTCAACAACAATGATGACCGTAATAGGTGATATATTGGTTGTTGGAACAATGAAAGCAATAGGCTTTACAAAAGAGAAGTATGCACTTCGCCACCATGGAGGCTATTTAGGAGTGCTTTCACGCGGAGAAGAGGAACAGAATTAA
- the tnpA gene encoding IS200/IS605 family transposase, whose amino-acid sequence MSFTQSVYHIVFSTREREKLISLEIERNIYKIIYDLINGYGGHTYRIGGMPDHIHILVDISSKLSLSNFVKKLKQESSFIISQNNIIPKWQGWEEGYAAFSYSSKEIPIVINYITNQKEHHKKISFRDEYRDWLIEMGVSPNEPYFPQ is encoded by the coding sequence ATGAGTTTCACCCAATCCGTTTATCACATTGTATTCAGCACAAGAGAGAGAGAAAAGTTAATCTCTTTAGAGATTGAACGAAATATATACAAAATTATATATGACCTTATAAATGGATATGGTGGTCATACTTATAGAATTGGAGGTATGCCTGATCATATTCACATATTAGTTGATATATCCTCCAAATTAAGTCTCTCTAATTTTGTAAAGAAATTAAAACAAGAATCAAGTTTTATTATTTCTCAAAACAATATAATTCCCAAATGGCAAGGTTGGGAAGAGGGGTATGCCGCATTTTCATATTCCTCAAAAGAGATACCCATAGTTATTAATTATATAACCAATCAGAAAGAGCATCATAAAAAGATTTCTTTTAGAGATGAATACAGAGATTGGTTAATTGAAATGGGCGTATCTCCAAACGAACCATATTTCCCCCAATAA
- a CDS encoding GH3 auxin-responsive promoter family protein, protein MNLTLTSLIRPFFLKRIKELDSFTNNGEDIQRKLLASLLDAAKHTEVGRKYGFSDINDNYRLFAERVPVIDYEGVKPYVERMLAGEQNLIWNTNIKWFAKSSGTTNDKSKFIPVSDEARKDCHYKGGQSCVASYLNLNPNSRLFDGKALILGGSHEISNLAGHYHCGDLSAILIQNMPELANKVRVPSKEIALMSEWESKLEKIAVTTVNENVTNLSGVPSWFMVLIKKILQDNNKQYLTDIWPNLELFFHGGISFAPYREQYKKLIPSDKMHYVETYNASEGFFAVQNSFDEQSMLLLIDLGIFFEFIPMSEIGSSSPKVLPYWEVEKGENYALVITTNSGLWRYLIGDTVRVESVNPVKITISGRVKHFINAFGEELMVDNAEKGLAKTCAMTGAVISNYTAAPVFMSEGTRGRHQWLIEFDKEPASLDEFARILDASLQEINSDYEAKRYKGIALDRLEIVPARKGLFEDWLRAKGKLGGQHKVPRLSNNRNYIDDMLKLNK, encoded by the coding sequence ATGAACTTAACCTTAACATCCTTAATACGACCATTCTTCTTGAAACGAATTAAAGAACTTGATTCGTTTACTAATAATGGGGAGGATATTCAACGTAAACTCCTTGCATCGTTGTTAGATGCGGCAAAGCATACAGAGGTAGGGCGTAAATATGGTTTCTCTGATATTAATGATAATTACCGTCTCTTTGCAGAGCGTGTGCCTGTTATCGACTACGAAGGTGTTAAACCCTACGTTGAACGTATGCTGGCTGGTGAACAGAACTTGATATGGAATACAAATATAAAATGGTTTGCTAAATCTTCGGGAACAACCAACGATAAAAGTAAATTTATTCCTGTTAGTGATGAGGCTCGTAAGGATTGCCACTATAAAGGTGGACAATCGTGTGTGGCATCATATCTTAATCTTAACCCTAATAGCCGTTTGTTCGATGGCAAGGCTCTTATTCTTGGCGGAAGTCACGAGATAAGTAATCTTGCAGGTCACTACCATTGTGGCGACCTTTCGGCAATCCTTATTCAAAATATGCCAGAGTTGGCAAATAAGGTGCGTGTGCCGTCAAAGGAGATTGCTCTTATGTCGGAGTGGGAGAGTAAACTCGAAAAGATTGCTGTTACTACAGTTAACGAGAATGTAACAAATCTATCGGGAGTGCCATCGTGGTTTATGGTTCTTATCAAAAAGATATTGCAGGATAACAACAAACAATACCTTACTGATATTTGGCCAAATTTGGAGTTGTTCTTTCATGGCGGAATTAGCTTTGCGCCATATCGTGAGCAGTACAAAAAACTTATCCCATCGGATAAGATGCACTACGTTGAAACTTACAACGCATCTGAGGGATTCTTTGCTGTACAAAACTCTTTTGATGAGCAATCAATGTTATTGTTGATTGATCTTGGTATCTTCTTTGAGTTTATACCAATGTCGGAGATTGGAAGTTCATCGCCTAAAGTATTACCCTATTGGGAAGTTGAGAAGGGTGAAAACTATGCTCTTGTAATCACCACCAACAGCGGATTGTGGCGTTATTTGATTGGCGATACCGTAAGAGTTGAGAGTGTAAACCCTGTCAAGATTACAATATCGGGACGAGTAAAGCACTTTATTAATGCCTTTGGCGAGGAACTTATGGTTGATAATGCCGAGAAGGGATTGGCTAAAACTTGTGCTATGACTGGTGCGGTAATATCAAACTACACTGCTGCTCCTGTCTTTATGTCGGAGGGTACCAGAGGTCGTCACCAATGGTTGATAGAGTTTGACAAAGAGCCTGCTTCTCTTGATGAATTTGCTCGTATATTGGATGCTTCGCTTCAAGAGATAAACTCTGACTATGAGGCAAAACGCTATAAAGGTATTGCTCTTGATCGCCTTGAGATTGTACCAGCCCGAAAGGGGTTGTTTGAGGATTGGCTTAGAGCAAAAGGTAAACTTGGAGGTCAACACAAAGTGCCTCGCTTGAGTAATAACCGCAACTACATTGATGATATGTTGAAATTAAATAAATAA
- a CDS encoding carbohydrate kinase, whose amino-acid sequence MQKVIGIGETVYDIVFKNGVPTKGVPGGSVFNAMITLGRLGVPAHFISEVGNDSVGKSIISFMQENGLDTTSVDMFCDGQTALSLAFLNENNDAQYTFYTNYPDTRLSVVWPRIDPNDVFLLGSFYALNPDIRPKILEFLEYARERETIIYYDPNFRKSHADKAIQMMPSLLENFEFADIVRGSSEDFFYLFGETDAEKIYRNRISFYCPIFIYTAAANGVELFTPQGHRHYDSANITPISTIGAGDNFNAGVIYGITKEGVTRDEILTLPLDRWDKIISYALDFSTEVCMSYENYISKR is encoded by the coding sequence ATGCAAAAGGTTATTGGTATAGGAGAGACCGTTTACGATATAGTTTTTAAAAACGGAGTGCCCACAAAGGGTGTGCCTGGTGGTAGCGTATTTAATGCAATGATAACACTTGGCCGTTTAGGCGTTCCTGCTCACTTTATCTCAGAGGTGGGTAACGACTCTGTTGGTAAGAGCATAATATCGTTTATGCAAGAGAATGGTTTAGACACCACAAGTGTTGATATGTTTTGTGACGGACAAACTGCACTATCATTGGCATTCCTAAACGAAAATAACGATGCACAATATACATTCTACACCAACTATCCCGATACTCGTTTGAGTGTAGTGTGGCCAAGAATTGATCCTAATGATGTTTTTCTATTAGGTTCGTTCTATGCTCTTAATCCCGACATACGTCCAAAGATATTGGAGTTCTTGGAGTATGCCCGAGAGCGAGAAACAATTATATATTATGATCCAAACTTTCGTAAATCGCACGCTGATAAGGCAATACAGATGATGCCTTCGCTATTGGAGAACTTTGAGTTTGCCGATATTGTGAGAGGCTCAAGCGAAGACTTCTTCTATCTTTTTGGCGAGACAGATGCCGAGAAGATATATCGCAACAGAATAAGTTTCTATTGCCCAATTTTCATATACACTGCCGCTGCTAATGGCGTTGAGTTATTTACTCCACAAGGGCACCGTCACTATGATAGTGCAAATATTACCCCCATTAGCACCATTGGAGCAGGAGATAACTTTAATGCAGGAGTTATTTATGGTATCACAAAAGAGGGTGTTACTCGCGATGAGATACTCACCCTGCCTCTTGACCGCTGGGACAAAATAATTTCGTATGCACTCGACTTCTCAACCGAAGTGTGTATGTCGTACGAGAATTATATATCAAAAAGATAG
- a CDS encoding TIGR00730 family Rossman fold protein produces MINSIGIFCSSYVDIEESFFDDARLLAAWIGSNKKNLVYGGTNKGMMNVFAETVKASGGTVTGVIPQTIIDRGFAFKALDKMVVTTSLSERKDLLISNSDIIIAMPGGFGTLDEAFSTIAQRKLGFHDKELIFCNTNGIFDELIACLEKLYSSKFAPTVYKEYYKVFNSAQECIEYLKELED; encoded by the coding sequence ATGATAAATAGCATTGGAATATTCTGCTCCTCTTACGTTGATATTGAGGAATCGTTTTTTGATGATGCCCGATTGTTGGCTGCGTGGATTGGCTCTAATAAAAAGAATTTGGTCTATGGCGGTACCAACAAAGGAATGATGAACGTTTTTGCAGAGACGGTAAAGGCGAGCGGTGGTACGGTTACTGGAGTTATCCCTCAAACTATTATTGATAGAGGGTTTGCTTTTAAGGCTCTTGATAAGATGGTTGTTACAACATCGTTGAGCGAGCGAAAAGATTTGCTAATATCAAACTCCGACATTATAATTGCTATGCCCGGTGGCTTTGGTACTTTGGATGAGGCTTTCTCTACCATTGCACAACGCAAATTGGGATTTCATGATAAGGAGCTGATATTTTGCAACACTAACGGAATTTTTGATGAGTTGATAGCATGCCTTGAGAAACTATACTCCTCAAAGTTTGCTCCAACAGTATATAAAGAGTATTATAAAGTATTTAACTCAGCACAAGAGTGTATTGAGTATTTAAAAGAACTTGAAGATTAG
- a CDS encoding tyrosine-protein phosphatase: MIKKIPLAIITIIILFLFSACFSHTHDSNVSCDITMDNEYIIKWEIFPKAEGKVKIYVSDSPDNFDTWQDPVSVVDADDGVAVFPTPDPLKRHYFLLDFNNCFSRIVAARASYIRSAYDFRDMGGYSGISGKKTKWGMIYRTGPLDTLSTVDIQRVKNIAPKTIIEYRDKNECRYSASELGVENVVYMPYVSFDVDSIIKRVYQGDFTSQDARAVINDYYFSALTDDAKQCFSQLFDVLQDEANYPVILSSHYGKGCSDLASLFILYSLGVAIDEVYEDYTWANKYFCKGRIMSKISHLPTDVREAVASVIHNNHRDIANVINALEVTYGSIDAFMIDSLNLSLDKRKNIHKILLVDESEL, from the coding sequence ATGATAAAAAAAATACCCCTTGCTATAATAACAATTATCATTCTGTTTTTGTTCTCTGCCTGTTTTTCGCATACACACGACTCTAACGTGTCGTGCGACATTACTATGGATAATGAGTATATCATCAAGTGGGAAATATTTCCAAAGGCAGAGGGTAAGGTAAAGATATATGTTTCTGACTCTCCCGATAACTTTGATACTTGGCAAGATCCTGTTTCGGTTGTCGATGCTGATGATGGTGTTGCGGTTTTTCCTACACCTGATCCCCTAAAACGTCACTATTTTCTGCTCGATTTTAATAACTGTTTCTCTCGTATTGTTGCTGCTCGTGCATCGTACATTAGAAGTGCATACGACTTCCGCGATATGGGTGGATATTCGGGTATATCTGGTAAGAAAACAAAGTGGGGAATGATTTACAGAACTGGTCCTTTGGATACTCTTTCTACTGTTGATATTCAGCGTGTTAAAAATATTGCACCCAAAACAATTATAGAGTATCGCGATAAGAATGAGTGTAGATATTCTGCATCGGAGTTAGGCGTGGAGAATGTTGTTTATATGCCTTATGTTTCGTTTGATGTTGACTCTATTATTAAAAGGGTTTATCAAGGCGATTTCACATCACAAGATGCTCGTGCGGTTATTAACGATTATTACTTCTCGGCTCTTACCGATGATGCAAAGCAGTGCTTTTCTCAACTCTTTGATGTTTTGCAAGATGAAGCAAACTATCCTGTAATCTTATCATCGCACTATGGAAAGGGTTGTAGCGACTTGGCTTCATTGTTTATCCTCTATTCGTTAGGTGTGGCTATTGATGAAGTTTATGAAGATTATACTTGGGCAAATAAGTATTTCTGCAAAGGGCGTATAATGTCAAAAATATCGCATCTGCCAACGGATGTTCGTGAGGCTGTTGCTTCGGTAATCCACAATAACCATCGCGATATTGCAAATGTTATAAATGCTCTTGAAGTTACTTATGGCTCTATTGATGCCTTTATGATTGATAGTCTTAATCTGTCACTTGATAAACGCAAAAATATCCACAAAATATTGTTGGTTGATGAGTCGGAACTTTAG
- a CDS encoding exo-alpha-sialidase — MRRCFFILSTLSLLLLVACTKSQVTVTSNQLYYNQYVGKGTSDEPFGRVMMTVAESKAKVNDITIDFSGTSALADIKSVKLFATADTVFCDALLLGEISTPSTATVVMPIGEKMPIGNHVLWLTCDVREEACEGNSITAMPTSIAIDGCAYPLEATNCKRDVLLAYSIVYDLNQDGSKYYRIPALVTAPDGALVAISDKRGDILTDLPNTISIVSRRSTDGGRTWEAAVTVARGDSLTGKKYGDAAVVTDFVNNKIVAVFVGDKGLWDSTAEEPQRLYLSESYDSGKTWSEPRDITEQVYKGVYGHRAGHGMFAGSGHALQLESGRLMFVVAARHSAKPYQSLHNYAVYSDDFGKTWKVSQNSPTPSPSNRGDEAKVVELANGDILMSIRNPEKGYRKFAISKTKGETWHPAYVSDNLIEPACDGDILRYTYGGKDLLIHSVPASKTDRENVTIYISTDNGKTWDVKRQLVDGMSAYSSLTILPDGTIGCLVEVGRHVEPTDIGMRMIYYNFSLDWIFNK; from the coding sequence ATGAGAAGGTGCTTTTTTATACTATCAACACTCTCGCTACTACTATTGGTGGCATGCACAAAATCGCAAGTAACTGTTACCTCAAATCAGTTATACTATAATCAATACGTAGGCAAAGGAACATCTGATGAACCTTTCGGCAGGGTTATGATGACGGTTGCCGAGAGCAAAGCAAAGGTTAATGACATTACAATTGATTTTAGCGGAACATCTGCTCTTGCCGATATAAAAAGTGTAAAACTGTTTGCTACTGCCGATACTGTTTTTTGTGATGCCTTACTTTTGGGTGAGATCTCCACTCCTTCAACTGCTACGGTTGTTATGCCTATTGGTGAGAAAATGCCTATTGGCAATCACGTATTATGGCTCACTTGTGATGTTAGGGAGGAGGCTTGTGAGGGAAACTCGATTACTGCTATGCCAACCTCTATTGCAATTGACGGGTGTGCATACCCCTTAGAGGCTACAAACTGCAAGAGGGATGTTCTTTTGGCATACAGCATAGTGTATGACTTAAATCAAGATGGCTCAAAATATTATCGTATTCCTGCATTGGTAACTGCCCCTGATGGTGCGTTGGTTGCCATATCTGATAAGCGCGGAGATATTCTGACAGATCTGCCCAATACTATAAGTATTGTTTCTCGTCGCAGTACCGATGGCGGTAGAACGTGGGAGGCTGCTGTTACTGTTGCTCGTGGCGATTCGCTCACTGGTAAAAAGTATGGCGATGCTGCTGTTGTTACCGATTTTGTAAACAATAAAATTGTTGCTGTGTTTGTGGGTGATAAAGGCTTATGGGACTCAACTGCCGAAGAGCCTCAACGTCTCTATCTCTCGGAGAGTTACGATTCGGGCAAAACTTGGAGCGAGCCTCGCGATATTACCGAGCAAGTTTATAAAGGTGTGTATGGCCACAGGGCAGGGCATGGAATGTTTGCAGGCTCGGGACACGCATTGCAGTTGGAGAGTGGACGTTTGATGTTTGTTGTGGCTGCACGTCACTCAGCAAAACCCTATCAGTCGTTGCATAACTATGCGGTCTATTCTGATGACTTTGGTAAGACATGGAAAGTGTCACAAAACTCGCCAACACCTTCGCCATCAAACAGGGGCGATGAGGCAAAGGTTGTGGAGTTGGCTAACGGAGATATTTTAATGAGTATTCGTAATCCCGAAAAGGGTTATCGAAAGTTTGCCATATCAAAAACCAAAGGAGAAACGTGGCATCCTGCTTACGTGTCGGATAACCTCATTGAACCAGCCTGCGATGGTGATATTTTGCGTTACACCTATGGTGGAAAGGATTTGTTGATACACTCTGTTCCCGCAAGTAAAACCGACCGAGAGAATGTTACTATATATATCAGCACCGACAATGGTAAAACATGGGATGTGAAACGCCAATTGGTTGATGGTATGAGTGCATACTCTTCACTAACCATTCTGCCTGACGGAACAATAGGCTGTTTGGTTGAGGTGGGCAGACACGTTGAGCCTACCGATATTGGTATGCGTATGATATATTATAACTTCTCGTTAGACTGGATTTTTAATAAATAG